Genomic segment of Mycolicibacterium sarraceniae:
CCACACCGCGGTGCCCGGGCTGCGCACGGCTCGTCCGATCACCGACAACCCGCCCGAGACAGCGCCGAACAACCCACTGACGATCGCACCGGGCAGCTGGTTGAACCCTTCGCGCATCAGGTCGTTGGGCGTCAGGTCCTGCGGCACCGGCATCGGTGGCGCGGGCCTGGGGGCCGGTTCACGTTCGAGGTCGTAGATCTCGGCGAACATCGCGGTCGCGCCGACACCGTCGGTCACCGCGTGGCTCAGGTGCAGCAGGGTGGCGGCTTTCCCGCCCTCAAGACCTTCGACGAGGGTGACGGTCCACAGCGGTCGCGAGATATCGAGCGGCGACTGCAGGCTCACCTCGGCCAGATCGAGGACCTCGCGCAGGGTGCCGGGCTCCGGTACCCGCACGCGTCGGACGTGGAAGTCGAGGTTGAAGTCGGGGTCCACCACCCACCGCGGCGCCGCGGTCGGCAGGGTCGGTACGACGACCCGTTGGCGCAGGCGCAGCACTTTGCGCGAAGCATTCTCAAAACCCGTCCGGAACCGGTTCCAGTCCGGTGTGCGATCGAGGATCTCGAGGGCCATGATGCCCGAGCGCGTCCGCGGATTGGCCTCCCCGCGATGCAGCAGCATATCCAGGGCACCGAGTTCGTCGACAGGTCCGCTCACCCCGACCACGCTAGTCGGCGGGCAGGGATGACGGGTCTCGATTGTGAGACGGCTCGGCCGGCACCAACGGACCGAGCCGGCAAAGCGACTTGTGGATACCAGGCAGCGTGTACAACCCTCGAAGCGTCAGGTTTGGCAGCGGCAATCGATTCCGCTGCCCGACTTCAGCGGGTTCCACGCCGCCTTCCGCAGTCGGACGGGCATCGCCTCAGGGTGGAAGAAGGCCCACAAATCGTTCTCGGCGGGGGCCGTGGTGCTTACGATTGGCCTCACGCAGGGCGGTAGGGGACCTCAATGCTGCTGACGAAGCTTCGACAAGTACTCAGCTATCAGCTGAGTACCGCCGAGTTAATCGGCATCGGGTTGCTGCTCGGCGTGCCGTATCTCGCGGTTGGCCTGGTGTGGTCGTCGACGCACACCGAGCACCCACATCAGTTGCACGGTGCCGATCTGGTCGTGTCGTTCCTCGGCTCGATCGCGTCATGGCCCGTGCTGTTGTTCGCCAATGTCTGTATGACGTGACCACCTGGCGCATCGTGCGGCAGCGGTTTAGCGCAGATCTGGCGCGGGCGACAATTCGCCGGTGCGACCAATCGCTGTCAGCACGCGTCGGTGCCCGACCATCGTTTAGCGTTATCTTATGTTGACCTTATTTTTCTTAAAGTTCGTGTAGCGTGGGTATCGCCGCAGCAACGGAAGGAACCCGCCATGCAGCATCCTGCACGCGTCGTCTTGATCACGGGCGCATCGAGAGGCATCGGAGCCGAGGTCGCGCGCCAGCTCGCCTCCCCCGAGACCCACGTCATCGTGAACTACCGCGAAAAGGTGGACCACGCCAACACGGTCATCGACGCGATCCGCAGCGCCGGGGGCGATGCCACCGCGCTGGCCGCGGACATCTCCGACGAAGTTGAGGTCGCGGCGATGATGCAATACGTCACGAGCCACTTCGGAAGGCTGGATGCGTTGATTCTCAACGCATCGGGCGGCCTTGAGATGCGACGCAATGGCGATGCCCAGCGCCAACTCGCGTCGCTGGCGATGCCGCTGATGCCGGCGGGTGCCCGGATGGTGTTCGTTACCAGCCACCAGGCCCACTTCTACCCGAACAAGGCGGTGCCGAAGGGATATGCGGGCGTTGCGGCCAGCAAGCGAGCGGGTGAAACTGCGCTCTACGCAATGCGTTCCGCGTTCGACCATGCGGGAATCCACCTGACGGTGGTATCCGGCGACGGGACGAGCATCGTTCCGGCCGAGGAATTCGCCACCGCGATCGTCAACGCCGCCGTGACCCCGAGTCCGTCGACGATTGTCTACCGCGGTAGCGCCGACTACCTGATGACGGTCACGTAAGCGTCAGCTCGCCGAGCCGACCGCGACCCTTCTGCTGCGCTTGCCCGCCGCGACGTGCCGGCCGTAAACGATGCCCAGGAAGCTCGCGACGGCCTCGGCCGCGAGCTGGCAGCGCAGGGTGGCGATGGTGTCGAAGGCATGGTGGGCGTTGGGCAGTTCGGCATAGGAAACCGTGCGGGGAACGGACTTTCGTAACGCGTCGGTGAAGGCGCGCGCCTGCGAGCTCGGAATGACGGCGTCGTTTTCACCGTGCAGCACGAAGAACGGCGGAGCGTTGCGGTGGATGCGGTGCATGGGCGAGGCGTCCCGGTACAGCTTGGGGTCGTCAGCCAGGCGGCGTTGCACGACGACACGTTCAAGCAGGGGCATCATCAGCGGGTGCATGTTGTCGGAGTTGGTCAGGTCATACACGCCGTAGTACGGCGCGGCGGCCTGCACGCTGGTGTCGGCATCCTCGAAGCCCGGCTGCAGTGTCGGGTCCCCCGCGGTCAGCGCGGCCAGTGAAGACAGGTGCCCGCCAGCCGAGCCACCGGTGATGGCGATGAATTCCGGGTCGCCGCCGTACTCGGCGATGTTCTCGCGCACCCAGGCGATGGCCCGTTTGACGTCGATGATGTGCGCTGGGAACGCGTTGCGTGGGCTGCGGCTGTAGTTGATCGAGACGCAGATCCAGCCCAGCTCGGACATCCGGGTCATCAACGGATAGCCCTGTCCCCGTTTGTCGTTGACCGACCAGCCGCCGCCGGGTACGTGGATCAGGACCGGTGCGCGATATCCCTGCGGCAGGTCGGGGCGGCGCCAGATGTCGAGCAGGTGATTGCGGCCGCCAGGTCCGTAGGAGATGTTTCTGGTCTTCTTGG
This window contains:
- a CDS encoding SDR family oxidoreductase; the protein is MQHPARVVLITGASRGIGAEVARQLASPETHVIVNYREKVDHANTVIDAIRSAGGDATALAADISDEVEVAAMMQYVTSHFGRLDALILNASGGLEMRRNGDAQRQLASLAMPLMPAGARMVFVTSHQAHFYPNKAVPKGYAGVAASKRAGETALYAMRSAFDHAGIHLTVVSGDGTSIVPAEEFATAIVNAAVTPSPSTIVYRGSADYLMTVT
- a CDS encoding alpha/beta hydrolase, with the translated sequence MSSPIEQVTARCTRAFHTGSLLLRGSPAAAGWVLGWLSAEFAPHVLTGHALSAVPSPLEKIASAWAVQRADTVLDSALKETFGENYTAAVRQPLEEYAARRPNLAGVVAAMRHRGRYAKKTRNISYGPGGRNHLLDIWRRPDLPQGYRAPVLIHVPGGGWSVNDKRGQGYPLMTRMSELGWICVSINYSRSPRNAFPAHIIDVKRAIAWVRENIAEYGGDPEFIAITGGSAGGHLSSLAALTAGDPTLQPGFEDADTSVQAAAPYYGVYDLTNSDNMHPLMMPLLERVVVQRRLADDPKLYRDASPMHRIHRNAPPFFVLHGENDAVIPSSQARAFTDALRKSVPRTVSYAELPNAHHAFDTIATLRCQLAAEAVASFLGIVYGRHVAAGKRSRRVAVGSAS